The genomic region CCCATCGCACCAATTGCCAACCCAGCTTTGACGATTGCACGCTGCGCTGAAGCCGTATTACTACACGCCAAAAGCTGATAAGGCGTGTCTTGTTTGGTTAAACCATTCACTGCCGCAGCATGGTATTTACAATCCGTCTGGAACAGGGCGAGCGGGACAGGTTTAGAATCATCAAACAAAAAATCAGGGCTGCTTATCCAAACGCCCACATCATTGGTTAGCCAATATCCCTCTTCGCTATCGGGAGCACGAGTGACAATCGCAGCATCAAGCCTACCATCATCAAGCCACTCTCGAAGCGTAATGCTCGGCAAACTAAATACTTGAATGGAACAGGTGGGTTCTGCGTTCCGCAACAGCTTAATCACTTTCGGCAAGATGCTGTCGTTATAGTCTTCAGGGCAACCTAATCGCAAAGGCTGTTTATCCTCATAACGCTTTACTTGTTTTAATGCCGTATTGTGGAGCGCGACGAGCTGCTCCGCATGAGAACGCAGTGCTAAGCCCGCCTCAGTTAAAACTAAGTTACGCCCCTCTTTTTGAAACAGGGTGACGTTGAGTTCCTCTTCCAACTTACGCATCTGCGCGCTAAATGCCGATTGGGTGCGATTGATCTGTTTCGCAGCACGCGTGAAGCTACTGGTTTCCACAAACGCGAGAAAGCCTCGCAACGCATCAATATCCATATTGAAATCACCACCCATCGTTTTTATTAATGTATTGCATCAAAATTATCCGTTAGTGCGCCGTAATACAATCCCTTAAGCTCAAATGCATACCCACCACACGCAAGGAAGCATTTATGCAGCTTTATATCGCTAATCAGAACTACTCCACTTGGTCACTGCGCGCATGGCTAATATTCGATCACTACAACCTCAACGCAGACGTCATTAAACTTAAGCTGTTCACCCCAGATTTCTATGACACGTTAGCG from Vibrio gigantis harbors:
- a CDS encoding LysR family transcriptional regulator; amino-acid sequence: MGGDFNMDIDALRGFLAFVETSSFTRAAKQINRTQSAFSAQMRKLEEELNVTLFQKEGRNLVLTEAGLALRSHAEQLVALHNTALKQVKRYEDKQPLRLGCPEDYNDSILPKVIKLLRNAEPTCSIQVFSLPSITLREWLDDGRLDAAIVTRAPDSEEGYWLTNDVGVWISSPDFLFDDSKPVPLALFQTDCKYHAAAVNGLTKQDTPYQLLACSNTASAQRAIVKAGLAIGAMGKLSVTPDLKILDDMPPLPAVDIVLLLASKHHPVLDKEVLNLLIELDSN